In Fusobacterium hwasookii, a single window of DNA contains:
- a CDS encoding DegV family protein: protein MKIEIKILNPVRLTKLFIAASRWLSKYADVLNDLNVYPVPDGDTGTNMSMTLQSVENALIGLQSEPNMEELVDIISEAVLLGARGNSGTILSQIIQGFLDAVRDKEEIDIDTAAKAFVSAKERAYKAVSQPVEGTILTVIRKVSEAAIAYDGPKDDFIPFLVNLKNAAADAVEDTPNLLPKLKEAGVVDAGGKGIFYVFEGFEKSVTDPEMLKDLARIANSQVNRKQKLEYINKNEIKFKYCTEFIIESGSFDLDEYKEKIGKLGDSMVVAQTRKKTKTHIHTNNPGQALEIAGSLGDLNNIKIENMEIQHSHVLVKEEELNKVDIRGVVKETVPEEPKLLFNEKNIENNVAIYAVVDNKNIADLFLKDGASATLIGGQTKNPSVSDIEEGLKKIKAKTIYILPNNKNIIASAKLAAERDNRDIIVIDTKTVLEGYYFTKNRKMNLQTLLRQLKFNNSIEITKAVRDTKVNDIEIKIGDNIALVNGSLTEKAERVEDLIKKIYEKYANDNTLAVTVVRGKTATEEGNQIIKSKSFKKFYEYDGEQDNYSYYIYLEQRDPSLSKIAILTDSASDITPDMIEGLDVAVIPIRLKIGENNYKDGVNLSKKEFWHKLLTEKVMPKTAQPSPAEFRDYYEELFNKGYEKIISLHISSKMSGTQQVAKVAREMLKREKDIIIVDSKSVTFGQAYQVLEAAKMIKSGAKLEDILARLYEIADKMKVYFAVSDLTYLEKGGRIGKASSVIGNLLKLRPVLKLEDGEVSLETKTFGERGAISYMEKIIKNEGKNSIYLYTAWGGTNQELQSTDILKKTADTMRKVEFKGRFEIGATIGSHSGPVFGIGIISKIR from the coding sequence ATGAAAATAGAGATAAAGATTTTAAATCCTGTCAGGCTGACAAAGTTATTTATAGCAGCAAGTAGATGGCTTTCAAAATATGCTGATGTTTTAAATGACTTAAATGTTTACCCTGTACCAGATGGAGATACAGGAACAAATATGTCTATGACATTGCAGTCAGTTGAAAATGCTTTGATAGGATTACAAAGTGAGCCTAATATGGAAGAGCTTGTGGATATAATTTCAGAAGCAGTTCTATTAGGAGCAAGAGGAAATTCAGGAACTATTTTATCACAAATAATTCAAGGATTCTTAGATGCAGTAAGAGATAAAGAAGAAATAGATATAGATACAGCAGCAAAGGCTTTTGTATCTGCAAAAGAAAGAGCATATAAGGCAGTAAGTCAACCAGTTGAAGGAACAATACTTACAGTTATAAGAAAAGTTTCAGAAGCAGCAATAGCTTATGATGGACCAAAAGATGACTTTATACCTTTCTTAGTTAATTTAAAAAATGCAGCTGCTGATGCAGTTGAAGATACTCCTAATCTTTTACCTAAATTAAAAGAAGCAGGAGTTGTAGATGCTGGAGGTAAAGGGATTTTTTATGTTTTTGAAGGATTTGAAAAATCAGTTACAGATCCAGAAATGTTAAAAGACTTAGCAAGAATAGCTAATTCACAAGTAAATAGAAAACAAAAATTAGAATATATAAATAAAAATGAAATAAAATTTAAATATTGTACAGAGTTTATAATTGAGTCTGGAAGTTTTGATTTAGATGAGTATAAAGAAAAAATCGGTAAACTTGGGGACTCTATGGTTGTTGCCCAAACAAGAAAAAAGACTAAGACTCATATACATACAAATAATCCTGGACAAGCATTAGAAATTGCTGGTTCATTAGGAGATTTGAATAATATTAAAATTGAGAATATGGAAATTCAACACAGCCATGTTTTAGTTAAAGAGGAAGAACTTAATAAGGTTGATATAAGAGGTGTTGTAAAAGAAACTGTTCCAGAAGAACCAAAACTATTATTCAATGAAAAGAATATTGAAAATAATGTAGCAATATATGCAGTAGTAGATAATAAGAATATAGCTGATTTATTCTTAAAAGATGGAGCAAGTGCAACTTTAATTGGTGGACAAACAAAAAACCCTTCTGTTTCAGATATAGAAGAAGGTTTGAAGAAAATTAAAGCTAAAACTATTTATATTTTACCTAATAATAAAAACATCATTGCTAGTGCAAAACTTGCAGCTGAAAGAGATAATAGAGATATCATAGTAATAGATACTAAAACAGTGTTAGAAGGGTACTATTTTACAAAAAATAGAAAGATGAATCTTCAAACTTTACTAAGACAATTAAAATTTAATAATTCTATTGAAATTACAAAGGCAGTAAGAGATACAAAGGTAAATGATATAGAAATTAAAATTGGTGATAATATTGCACTTGTAAATGGTTCTTTAACAGAAAAAGCTGAAAGAGTTGAAGATTTAATTAAGAAAATCTATGAAAAATATGCAAATGACAATACTCTAGCTGTTACTGTTGTTAGAGGAAAAACAGCAACAGAAGAAGGAAATCAAATAATAAAATCTAAGAGCTTTAAAAAATTCTATGAATATGATGGAGAACAAGATAATTATTCTTACTACATTTACTTAGAGCAAAGAGATCCTAGTCTATCAAAGATTGCTATACTAACAGATTCGGCATCTGATATAACACCAGATATGATAGAAGGACTTGATGTAGCAGTTATTCCAATAAGACTTAAAATTGGAGAAAATAATTATAAGGATGGAGTAAATTTAAGTAAAAAAGAATTCTGGCATAAATTATTGACAGAAAAAGTAATGCCTAAAACTGCTCAACCTTCTCCTGCTGAATTTAGAGATTACTATGAAGAATTATTCAATAAAGGATATGAAAAAATAATATCACTTCATATTTCTAGTAAGATGAGTGGAACTCAACAAGTTGCAAAAGTAGCAAGAGAAATGTTGAAGAGAGAGAAAGATATAATTATAGTAGATTCAAAATCTGTTACATTTGGGCAAGCATATCAAGTTCTTGAAGCTGCTAAGATGATAAAATCAGGAGCTAAGTTAGAAGATATTTTAGCAAGACTTTATGAAATAGCAGATAAGATGAAAGTATATTTTGCAGTTAGTGATTTAACTTACCTAGAAAAAGGTGGAAGAATTGGTAAAGCTTCATCAGTAATTGGAAACTTATTAAAACTAAGACCTGTTTTAAAATTAGAAGATGGAGAGGTTAGTCTTGAAACTAAGACTTTTGGTGAAAGAGGAGCTATCTCTTATATGGAAAAAATTATTAAAAATGAAGGTAAAAATAGTATATATCTATACACTGCTTGGGGAGGAACTAACCAAGAGTTACAAAGTACAGATATATTGAAAAAGACAGCAGATACAATGAGAAAAGTTGAATTTAAAGGTAGATTTGAAATTGGAGCTACAATAGGTAGCCACAGTGGACCTGTCTTTGGAATTGGAATTATATCTAAAATTAGATAA